In Vigna unguiculata cultivar IT97K-499-35 chromosome 3, ASM411807v1, whole genome shotgun sequence, a single genomic region encodes these proteins:
- the LOC114177622 gene encoding histone H3.2 — protein MARTKQTARKSTGGKAPRKQLATKAARKSAPATGGVKKPHRFRPGTVALREIRKYQKSTELLIRKLPFQRLVREIAQDFKTDLRFQSSAVSALQEAAEAYLVGLFEDTNLCAIHAKRVTIMPKDIQLARRIRGERA, from the coding sequence ATGGCCCGTACCAAGCAAACCGCTCGCAAATCCACTGGTGGAAAGGCTCCGCGCAAGCAGTTGGCGACAAAGGCCGCCAGAAAGTCTGCTCCGGCCACTGGCGGCGTGAAGAAGCCGCACAGATTCAGGCCAGGGACGGTGGCGCTCCGTGAGATTCGGAAGTACCAGAAGAGCACAGAGCTCCTGATCCGGAAGCTCCCATTCCAGCGCCTGGTTCGTGAAATAGCGCAGGACTTCAAGACTGATCTCCGGTTCCAGAGTTCCGCCGTCTCTGCCCTCCAGGAGGCTGCCGAGGCCTACCTTGTTGGTCTCTTTGAGGACACCAATCTCTGCGCCATTCACGCCAAGCGCGTGACTATCATGCCAAAGGACATTCAACTCGCCAGACGTATTAGGGGCGAGCGTGCTTAA